The segment CTTAAATCTATGTCTTTATACTCCATCTCCTCTTTTAACCTATTTGAAAACTCTGGTATTGTAAGCCTGCATCCACCAGCAGGAGAAAGGTAATTCTTTAAATTATATTTTTCTTTAAGTTCAAGTTGAACCTTTCTTCCCCTTCCTGAAATTGAAAGGAATTTTTCTCTATCAAGTATTCCCTCCTTTTCAGGAATTGTTGGTGGAAGTATTTTTCCAGAGAGAGGTCTTACTATGAGACCCAAAAGTCCCGTCTCTTTCTCTATCAATTTGAAGACTTCCCTTCTTTGAGACATTGGTCTTTCATTAACCACCTCTCCTGTTATAAGAAATGATGCATGGATTTTTTCCATAAATTTCTTTGCCTTCTTCAGCATAAAAATTCTACAATCAATACAGGGATTCATATTTTTTCCATAACCAAACTTTGGCTTTTTGGTTATCTCAAGGTATTCTTCGCCAAATGGTTCAATCTCTATTGGAATACCAAATTCTCTTGAAACTTTTTTTGATATTAATTCCTCCCCAGGCCTTCCATAATCACCAAACGGAGAGACAAGTGCGAAAGAGATGAGTTCAACATCCTGTTCCATCATAAGTCTCAATGCAAGAATACTGTCAAGTCCTCCAGAGAGAAGAACAACACCCTTTTTATTCATAACTCCATTTTACCATTAATGAGAATAAGTTATGAAATTGTAAGAGGGATGGAAGAGATTAAGTGTTTAAAATATGGCGGAGAGAGCGGGATTCGAACCCGCGAGGCG is part of the Caldisericia bacterium genome and harbors:
- a CDS encoding tRNA 4-thiouridine(8) synthase ThiI; this encodes MNKKGVVLLSGGLDSILALRLMMEQDVELISFALVSPFGDYGRPGEELISKKVSREFGIPIEIEPFGEEYLEITKKPKFGYGKNMNPCIDCRIFMLKKAKKFMEKIHASFLITGEVVNERPMSQRREVFKLIEKETGLLGLIVRPLSGKILPPTIPEKEGILDREKFLSISGRGRKVQLELKEKYNLKNYLSPAGGCRLTIPEFSNRLKEEMEYKDIDLRDVHLLKYGRHFRLPEGSKLIVGRNKEENEIIYTYAKEDEYLLSPKNVKGPISLLKERKEEDLLLSAKITLSYSDANANEEIKIFTKRSIIKIIDVPYIDKSNFKALMV